In a single window of the Melioribacteraceae bacterium genome:
- a CDS encoding aminopeptidase has product MKKTAVSLFILIIIVANVYSQGKKSKEDAYEFKITHNIKTTPVKDQGKTGTCWSFATTSFIETELIRMGKGEHILSTMYNVRFAYPQKAKRYVRYSGNAAFGMGGQAHDVFNVIKEYGIVPEEIYPAMNIKEEKHNHGELDAVIKAITDAVIRNKGGKITPVWPKVIDATLDVYLGIPPKEFFYKGIKYSPKSFVDSLGFNVNDYVEFTSFTHHPFYKWIDLEVPDNWSRDKYYNIPIDVMMHMIDSSLIAGYSVLWDGDTSEKDFSKKGIAIVPEEEDSTVDDDEEKDKKYEPVKEKFITQEMRQETFDNQTTTDDHLMHITGLAKDKRGYTFYYTKNSWGTKDKKFEGYWYISEPYLRLKTIAVVLHKDAIPDWLKKKINIY; this is encoded by the coding sequence ATGAAAAAAACAGCTGTATCTTTATTCATCTTAATAATTATTGTCGCTAATGTTTATTCTCAGGGAAAAAAATCTAAAGAGGACGCATACGAATTCAAAATTACACATAATATAAAAACAACCCCGGTTAAAGATCAGGGAAAAACGGGAACCTGCTGGTCCTTCGCTACAACATCCTTTATTGAAACCGAATTAATTAGAATGGGCAAAGGGGAGCACATACTTTCTACAATGTACAATGTTAGATTTGCTTATCCCCAAAAAGCGAAAAGATATGTTCGCTACTCGGGGAACGCTGCTTTTGGAATGGGGGGACAGGCGCATGATGTTTTTAATGTCATTAAAGAATATGGGATTGTGCCGGAAGAAATTTATCCCGCTATGAATATAAAAGAAGAGAAACATAATCACGGTGAACTTGATGCGGTAATCAAAGCTATTACCGATGCAGTAATTAGAAATAAAGGGGGAAAAATAACTCCGGTTTGGCCCAAAGTTATAGATGCGACGCTCGATGTTTATCTTGGCATTCCTCCAAAAGAATTTTTTTATAAAGGAATAAAATATTCACCTAAAAGTTTCGTTGATTCACTTGGGTTTAATGTTAACGACTATGTTGAGTTTACTTCATTTACGCATCATCCATTTTATAAATGGATCGATCTGGAAGTCCCGGATAACTGGAGCCGTGATAAATATTATAATATCCCAATTGATGTAATGATGCATATGATTGACTCATCACTAATAGCCGGATATTCGGTTTTGTGGGATGGAGATACATCTGAAAAAGATTTTTCGAAAAAGGGAATCGCGATAGTACCCGAAGAAGAGGACTCAACAGTTGATGATGACGAGGAAAAAGATAAAAAGTATGAGCCGGTGAAGGAAAAATTTATTACTCAAGAAATGAGGCAGGAAACATTTGACAATCAAACTACTACCGATGATCATTTAATGCATATTACAGGTCTCGCGAAAGATAAAAGAGGGTACACTTTTTATTACACAAAAAATTCGTGGGGCACCAAAGATAAGAAGTTTGAAGGGTACTGGTACATCTCAGAGCCATACTTACGCCTAAAGACTATTGCGGTGGTTCTTCACAAAGATGCAATACCAGATTGGTTGAAAAAAAAGATAAATATTTATTGA
- the clpB gene encoding ATP-dependent chaperone ClpB, which translates to MPFNFNKFTVKAQETIQNAIEIAQNYNNQIVEPEHVLAAMLQDQSNVAVSIMQKSGSNLNQIKIKIGELLERLPKVSGAGIGNQQLSQNSAKLFDQSSEEAKALKDEYVSNEHILISLSQEKGAAGKLLNDNGINKNIILAALKDIRGNQRVTSQNPEETYQSLKKYGRDLNELARSGKLDPVIGRDDEIRRVLQVLSRRTKNNPVLIGEPGVGKTAIAEGIAHRIISGDVPESLKTKNIIALDMGALVAGAQYRGQFEDRLKAVVKEVQESEGEIILFIDELHLLVGAGKTDGAMDAANILKPALARGELHAIGATTLDEYRKYIEKDAALERRFQPVIVSEPNEEDSISILRGLKERYEVHHGVRITDGAIVAAVQLSNRYISDRFLPDKAIDLIDESASKLRIEIDSMPEELDIIERKVKQLEIEREALKREKDSESFSRLEDIQKELSELQEERNRLKSHWQLEKEKIQKIRAMKSDIEKAKADAERFEREGNLGKVAELRYGVINELERKMKLESEELALIQKETKMLKEEVDAEDIAEVVAKWTGIPVSRMLESERIKLLKLEDELHKRVIGQNDAVSAVANAIRRSRAGLHDSNKPIGSFIFIGTTGVGKTELARALAEFLFDDEHAMIRIDMSEYMEKFSVSRLIGAPPGYVGYDEGGQLTEAVRRRPYSVLLLDEIEKAHPDVFNVLLQVLDDGRLTDNQGRTVDFKNTIIIMTSNLGSHIIQEKLSEINESNLENILGELRVTLSELLRRTIRPEFLNRIDEIVFFKPLLKKEIKEIIDLQLQRVGKMLMEKGIALAVEEDVKDFLLQHGYDINYGARPLKRTVQKFIINPLSAELLMGKFENGDTVSIKYPGAGKLVFEKI; encoded by the coding sequence ATGCCATTTAATTTTAATAAGTTTACTGTAAAAGCTCAGGAGACGATTCAGAACGCGATAGAGATTGCACAAAACTACAACAATCAAATTGTGGAGCCGGAACATGTTCTAGCAGCAATGCTGCAGGATCAATCGAATGTTGCAGTTTCAATTATGCAAAAATCGGGAAGCAATTTGAATCAGATCAAAATAAAAATTGGCGAACTGCTTGAAAGGTTACCAAAAGTTTCGGGCGCTGGAATTGGAAATCAGCAGTTGTCGCAGAATAGCGCAAAATTATTTGATCAATCTTCAGAAGAGGCAAAGGCATTAAAAGATGAATATGTTTCTAACGAACATATTCTTATTTCCCTCTCACAAGAAAAAGGTGCAGCCGGAAAATTATTAAATGATAACGGTATAAATAAAAACATCATTCTTGCTGCATTGAAAGATATTAGGGGAAATCAACGAGTAACTTCACAAAATCCCGAAGAAACTTATCAATCATTAAAAAAATATGGACGAGATTTGAATGAGCTTGCCCGCAGCGGTAAACTGGATCCGGTAATTGGACGTGATGATGAGATAAGGCGTGTTCTTCAGGTTCTATCCCGCAGAACAAAAAATAATCCAGTGTTAATTGGTGAGCCCGGCGTTGGCAAAACCGCAATTGCCGAGGGGATAGCTCATAGAATTATTTCGGGAGATGTTCCAGAATCTTTGAAAACAAAAAACATAATTGCATTAGATATGGGGGCGTTAGTTGCGGGCGCGCAGTATCGTGGTCAATTTGAGGATAGACTCAAAGCGGTTGTTAAAGAAGTTCAGGAATCTGAGGGTGAAATAATTTTATTTATTGATGAACTTCATCTGCTTGTTGGCGCCGGAAAAACTGATGGCGCTATGGATGCCGCAAATATTTTGAAGCCGGCTCTGGCCCGTGGTGAACTTCATGCAATTGGAGCAACAACTTTAGATGAATATAGAAAATATATAGAAAAAGATGCCGCTCTCGAGAGAAGGTTTCAACCGGTAATTGTATCGGAACCTAATGAAGAAGATTCTATTTCAATATTAAGAGGATTGAAAGAGAGATACGAGGTTCATCATGGAGTTAGAATTACTGATGGCGCAATTGTAGCGGCGGTTCAACTTTCAAATAGATATATAAGCGATAGATTTCTTCCTGATAAAGCAATCGATCTGATTGATGAGTCCGCTTCTAAATTAAGAATTGAGATTGATTCGATGCCGGAAGAACTTGATATAATTGAACGAAAAGTTAAGCAACTGGAAATTGAGCGTGAAGCACTTAAAAGGGAAAAAGATTCAGAATCATTTTCACGACTTGAAGATATTCAAAAGGAATTGAGCGAATTACAGGAAGAGAGAAATAGATTAAAAAGTCACTGGCAACTTGAAAAGGAAAAAATTCAAAAAATAAGAGCTATGAAAAGTGATATTGAAAAAGCGAAAGCCGATGCCGAACGATTTGAGCGCGAAGGAAATTTGGGAAAGGTCGCGGAATTGCGTTACGGCGTAATTAATGAGCTCGAGAGAAAAATGAAGCTCGAAAGCGAGGAGCTTGCTTTAATTCAAAAAGAAACTAAAATGTTGAAAGAGGAGGTTGATGCCGAGGATATAGCGGAAGTTGTTGCAAAATGGACAGGAATTCCTGTTAGTAGAATGCTGGAGAGTGAGAGAATAAAACTTTTAAAATTGGAAGATGAACTTCATAAAAGAGTTATTGGACAGAATGACGCGGTTTCTGCTGTAGCTAACGCAATAAGAAGATCGCGCGCGGGATTGCATGACTCGAACAAACCCATTGGTTCTTTTATTTTTATAGGAACTACAGGGGTTGGGAAAACAGAATTGGCGAGAGCGCTCGCCGAATTTTTATTTGATGATGAGCACGCAATGATAAGAATTGATATGAGCGAGTATATGGAAAAGTTTTCAGTCTCAAGATTAATTGGCGCGCCTCCAGGATATGTGGGTTATGATGAGGGGGGTCAACTAACTGAAGCTGTGCGGCGAAGACCATACTCAGTTCTTCTGCTTGATGAAATCGAAAAAGCTCATCCCGATGTATTTAATGTTCTTCTTCAAGTATTGGATGATGGAAGACTGACCGATAATCAGGGCAGGACTGTTGATTTCAAAAACACAATAATAATTATGACTTCAAATCTTGGTTCACATATAATTCAGGAAAAACTATCTGAAATAAATGAATCAAATCTTGAAAACATTTTGGGAGAACTGCGTGTTACTCTTTCCGAATTATTGAGAAGAACCATTAGACCCGAATTTTTAAATAGAATAGATGAAATAGTTTTCTTTAAACCTCTACTCAAAAAAGAAATTAAAGAAATTATAGATTTACAGCTCCAGCGGGTTGGAAAAATGCTGATGGAAAAGGGAATTGCGCTTGCTGTTGAAGAAGATGTAAAAGATTTTCTTCTTCAACATGGGTATGATATTAATTATGGCGCCCGCCCTCTCAAAAGAACGGTGCAAAAATTTATTATCAATCCCCTTTCGGCTGAATTATTAATGGGAAAATTCGAGAACGGGGATACGGTTTCAATTAAATACCCTGGGGCAGGAAAACTGGTTTTTGAGAAAATTTAG
- a CDS encoding ATP-binding protein — protein sequence MSKLIIENKSENLERVLDFVEQFALSINLEDNITYDIKLAVDEAVSNIVRHGYVDNENHLIEIELNQKDDEINITIIDDAQEFNLLDYEVVNFDKPIDERSPGGLGIFLIKETMDQIKWQRKEGKNILSLTKNILKQENK from the coding sequence ATGTCTAAACTAATCATAGAAAATAAAAGTGAAAACCTTGAAAGAGTTTTAGACTTTGTTGAGCAATTTGCTCTATCAATTAATCTAGAGGATAATATCACCTATGATATTAAATTGGCCGTGGATGAAGCTGTATCAAACATAGTGAGGCATGGATACGTTGATAACGAAAATCACTTAATTGAAATCGAATTAAATCAAAAGGATGATGAAATAAATATTACAATAATAGATGACGCACAAGAATTTAATTTGCTTGATTATGAGGTGGTAAATTTTGATAAGCCAATAGATGAAAGAAGTCCAGGAGGATTGGGAATCTTTTTAATTAAGGAAACCATGGATCAAATTAAATGGCAAAGGAAAGAGGGGAAAAACATTTTATCTTTGACAAAAAATATATTGAAGCAGGAGAATAAATGA
- a CDS encoding TIGR00341 family protein, translating to MKVSKRSRLLVIIKDILKDRFNLDEDKEDELKTIETIRKGVEFRGTNLWVLIFAIMIASVGLNVNSTAVIIGAMLISPLMGPIMGIGMGVGINDLKLIKTSFKNLAISVVFSVLTSTLYFLISPLGDAQSELLARTTPTIWDVLIALFGGLAGIVAASRKHVSNVVPGVAIATALMPPLCTAGYGLAQGNLSYFLGAFYLFFINSVFISLSTFIIVRFLKYPQQEYPNKEFERKVKMYILIIVGITVIPSVYLGYEIVEKSIFTRNANLFLNNEMNFSNVFIVGKNIVYDRKQKLIEVFTIGEINNEKIASAKSKLKNYNLEEANLVVKQSGNQNQKINLADIRSGLIEDLYRKNEELIKNKDEKIALLERELTKTGFDDALVKDIFNEAKSLNKSLKELFITRVILASSTEKGLDTLSVVYTKFNYRQSGAEIKKLETWLLARLKIDKLRLVVQ from the coding sequence ATGAAAGTTTCAAAACGATCACGCCTTTTGGTCATAATAAAAGATATACTTAAAGACCGATTTAACTTAGATGAAGATAAAGAAGACGAACTAAAAACCATAGAAACAATTAGAAAGGGAGTTGAGTTTAGAGGAACAAATTTGTGGGTTTTAATATTTGCCATTATGATTGCTTCTGTGGGATTAAATGTTAACTCCACCGCGGTGATAATTGGCGCGATGTTGATTTCTCCTTTGATGGGTCCAATTATGGGAATTGGAATGGGGGTTGGGATTAATGATTTAAAGTTGATAAAAACTTCATTTAAGAATTTAGCCATCTCGGTTGTTTTTAGTGTTTTAACTTCAACCCTATATTTTTTGATATCCCCGCTTGGTGATGCACAATCGGAATTATTGGCGAGAACGACCCCAACAATTTGGGATGTATTAATTGCTCTGTTCGGAGGACTAGCGGGAATTGTTGCGGCCTCACGTAAGCATGTGAGCAACGTAGTACCGGGCGTAGCAATCGCAACCGCGTTAATGCCCCCTTTGTGCACAGCCGGATATGGACTTGCTCAGGGAAATCTCTCCTATTTTTTGGGAGCGTTTTATTTGTTCTTTATTAACAGTGTATTTATTAGTCTTTCTACCTTTATTATAGTACGCTTTCTTAAATATCCTCAGCAAGAGTATCCTAACAAAGAATTTGAAAGAAAAGTAAAAATGTATATTCTAATTATAGTGGGGATTACTGTAATCCCTAGTGTTTACCTGGGATACGAGATTGTTGAAAAAAGTATCTTCACAAGAAACGCAAACTTGTTTTTAAACAATGAAATGAATTTTAGTAATGTCTTTATAGTAGGTAAAAATATTGTCTACGATCGAAAGCAAAAACTAATTGAAGTGTTCACAATTGGAGAAATTAATAATGAAAAAATTGCTTCGGCAAAATCTAAATTAAAGAATTACAATCTTGAAGAGGCAAATCTTGTAGTAAAACAGAGCGGCAATCAGAATCAAAAAATAAACCTTGCCGATATCCGCTCCGGCTTGATTGAAGATTTATATCGTAAAAATGAAGAGTTAATAAAAAACAAAGATGAGAAAATCGCACTCCTTGAAAGAGAATTAACAAAAACCGGATTTGATGACGCGCTTGTAAAAGATATATTTAACGAGGCGAAATCACTAAATAAAAGCTTGAAAGAGCTCTTTATAACTAGAGTAATATTGGCCTCGTCAACAGAAAAAGGACTCGATACTTTGTCGGTGGTTTATACAAAATTTAATTATAGACAAAGCGGCGCAGAAATCAAAAAGCTTGAAACCTGGTTGCTCGCAAGGTTAAAAATTGATAAACTCCGATTAGTTGTTCAATAA
- the mnmE gene encoding tRNA uridine-5-carboxymethylaminomethyl(34) synthesis GTPase MnmE, giving the protein MIYEDDTIVALATPAGVGAISVVRVSGKNSFDSIDKIFSGKIKISDAPSHTIHYGKILFSNDEVIDDVLVSVFRSPHSFTGEDSVEISSHGSPLVVQKIIQRILTEDIRTAEPGEFTKRAFLNGKLDLSQAEAIADIINARTESSLRGARNQLDGILSKKVELLREMLINTSSLLELELDFAEEDLEFVNADQVNERIDSIMNEINELIKSYSFGRVIRDGINVALVGKPNVGKSSLLNYILKEYRAIVSDIPGTTRDIIREEVSIEGVLFRLVDTAGIRFSDDTIEIEGINRSRDAVKNADVVLFINDVLSGFALDLYNQLLELTDEERIISVMNKIDLNPHEEFNADVQISAINGDGIDKLFRKMKEVGLGSNVYSEKSAIVTTIRHYDALQKTNEYLLNAKRSILNKLTGEFVSVDLRNAESTLGEIIGKVTSDDILNNIFSKFCIGK; this is encoded by the coding sequence ATGATTTATGAAGATGATACAATAGTTGCGCTTGCTACACCGGCCGGCGTTGGCGCTATTTCAGTAGTTAGAGTAAGTGGTAAAAATAGTTTTGACTCAATTGATAAAATTTTTTCCGGTAAAATTAAAATCTCTGATGCGCCGAGCCATACCATCCATTATGGAAAAATTCTATTCTCTAACGATGAAGTAATTGATGATGTTTTAGTTTCTGTTTTCAGATCCCCACATTCTTTCACCGGCGAAGATTCTGTTGAAATCAGCTCTCACGGAAGCCCCCTCGTAGTTCAAAAGATTATTCAAAGAATATTAACAGAGGATATTCGAACTGCAGAACCGGGAGAATTTACAAAAAGAGCATTTTTGAATGGAAAATTAGATCTCTCACAAGCCGAAGCTATTGCTGATATAATTAATGCAAGGACGGAATCCTCGCTACGTGGTGCAAGAAATCAACTCGATGGAATATTATCAAAAAAAGTTGAGTTATTGAGAGAAATGTTAATAAACACATCTTCTTTGCTGGAACTAGAGTTAGATTTTGCGGAAGAGGATTTGGAATTTGTAAATGCTGATCAGGTAAATGAAAGAATTGATTCGATAATGAATGAAATCAACGAATTAATAAAATCCTATTCTTTCGGTCGTGTAATTAGAGATGGAATAAATGTCGCGCTAGTTGGAAAACCAAATGTTGGCAAATCCTCACTTCTTAATTATATATTAAAAGAATACCGCGCAATTGTGAGTGACATTCCGGGTACAACTAGAGATATCATTAGAGAAGAGGTTTCAATTGAGGGGGTATTATTTAGGTTAGTAGATACGGCCGGTATTAGATTCAGTGATGACACAATTGAGATTGAGGGAATTAACAGAAGCAGAGATGCTGTTAAAAATGCAGATGTCGTTTTGTTTATAAACGATGTGTTAAGCGGTTTTGCCCTTGATCTATATAATCAACTTTTAGAATTAACCGATGAGGAAAGAATTATTTCGGTTATGAATAAAATCGACCTCAATCCACACGAAGAGTTTAATGCCGATGTACAAATTTCTGCTATAAATGGGGATGGAATTGATAAATTATTTAGAAAAATGAAAGAAGTCGGGTTAGGGTCAAATGTTTATAGCGAGAAATCGGCAATAGTAACTACAATCAGACACTATGATGCGCTTCAAAAGACAAATGAATATTTATTGAATGCTAAAAGATCTATTTTGAACAAGCTAACCGGGGAGTTTGTTAGTGTGGATCTAAGAAATGCAGAAAGTACACTTGGGGAAATTATTGGAAAGGTTACTTCAGACGATATTCTTAATAATATATTTTCAAAATTTTGTATTGGGAAATAG
- a CDS encoding C_GCAxxG_C_C family protein, giving the protein MEKKEKALGLFNSSFNCSQAVFTVFAEDLGLKKEEALKIACGFGGGMARMGNTCGAVTGAYMAIGLKYGKSNKEDNEARDITFSKIHQFADEFKLKNNSLVCNELLGCNYGTPEGRQFAADNNLHSKICNNLVTDAVEITEKLLK; this is encoded by the coding sequence TTGGAAAAAAAAGAAAAAGCATTAGGATTATTCAATAGTTCATTTAACTGTTCACAAGCTGTATTCACTGTCTTTGCCGAAGACCTTGGTTTAAAAAAAGAGGAAGCGCTAAAAATCGCATGCGGCTTTGGTGGTGGAATGGCTAGAATGGGAAATACTTGCGGAGCTGTTACCGGCGCCTATATGGCAATTGGATTGAAATATGGAAAATCAAATAAAGAAGATAATGAAGCGAGAGATATAACTTTTTCAAAAATTCATCAATTTGCCGATGAATTCAAATTGAAAAATAATTCATTAGTATGCAATGAATTACTCGGTTGCAATTATGGTACTCCCGAAGGAAGACAATTTGCGGCAGATAATAATTTGCATTCCAAAATCTGTAATAACCTGGTTACAGATGCGGTTGAGATAACAGAAAAGTTACTTAAATAA
- a CDS encoding serine/threonine protein kinase, with the protein MENLIGRKVDHYKIVSLLGEGGMGVVFLAFDLRLERYVAIKFMHSRIVNDRAYRKKFKNEAKHQAGMSHPNIVTVFGFIENENLLGIVMEYIDGETAESLIKRKRKVSVEESLHILKQVLKGIHYAHTLGFIHRDIKPSNILIGKNGSVKVVDFGISSYSYYDENYTPTDGRFGTVLYLSPEQIKGQAVNLRSDIYSIGCTAYELLTGYPPFYSQSDFEILEHHVHRAPLPPSKYNPEIVPELDNLILRALAKTNIDRFSNCEKMYDEIKLLKISRISTTTAEFKYVPQKKKIGPVIVTLLFLSIIVLVTWFVYKNVKFNTTPESKPDSTTVQPIERFVK; encoded by the coding sequence TTGGAAAACCTAATCGGTAGAAAAGTCGATCACTATAAAATTGTTTCTCTTCTTGGGGAAGGCGGGATGGGGGTTGTGTTTCTTGCGTTCGACTTACGGCTTGAACGCTATGTAGCAATAAAGTTTATGCATTCACGAATTGTTAATGATAGAGCCTATCGAAAAAAATTTAAGAATGAGGCAAAACATCAAGCCGGGATGTCTCACCCCAACATTGTTACGGTTTTCGGCTTTATTGAAAATGAAAATCTGCTTGGCATTGTTATGGAATATATTGATGGTGAAACAGCAGAAAGTTTAATTAAAAGAAAAAGAAAAGTTTCTGTTGAAGAATCGCTCCACATTCTTAAACAAGTTTTAAAGGGAATCCATTACGCTCATACACTTGGGTTTATTCATCGGGATATAAAACCATCAAACATATTAATCGGTAAAAATGGCTCGGTTAAAGTAGTGGATTTTGGTATTTCTTCTTATTCCTACTATGATGAAAATTATACCCCAACGGATGGAAGATTTGGAACGGTTCTTTATTTAAGTCCAGAGCAGATCAAAGGTCAAGCAGTAAATTTGAGAAGTGATATTTATTCGATTGGCTGTACTGCTTACGAGTTGTTGACCGGATACCCCCCATTTTATTCTCAGTCAGATTTTGAGATATTAGAACATCATGTACATAGGGCGCCGCTGCCCCCATCTAAATATAATCCGGAAATAGTCCCCGAACTTGATAATCTTATTTTAAGAGCTTTAGCTAAAACTAACATTGACCGGTTTTCTAATTGTGAAAAAATGTACGATGAAATAAAATTGTTGAAGATTAGTAGAATTTCTACGACAACTGCCGAGTTTAAATATGTTCCCCAAAAGAAAAAAATTGGGCCAGTAATTGTTACTTTGTTGTTCTTATCAATTATAGTGCTCGTTACCTGGTTCGTTTATAAAAATGTAAAATTCAATACTACACCCGAATCAAAACCAGATTCAACCACTGTTCAGCCAATTGAAAGATTTGTTAAGTAA
- a CDS encoding PAS domain S-box protein encodes MQNETDLLFASAFNETIDALIITDGSTGKIVKVNKSFCNLVGFREQELIGKHLNSFFADRSAVNLEVSPQNVNMFGDVLINRMLKTKSGGYIPVDMTINTFDNNLLNYVMTTLRDARERLKYETELIRKNNELNESNISKDKLFSIIAHDLKNPLMALMGLSELMIEDHKGVSDKEVGEMFNTINRLSKETYDLLDNLLNWAQVQTKKLQIDPVDFNLFDMVARVLEMLGPSAELKKIKLINAVPPDYMLHADENMIKTIIRNLVSNSIKFSFPDSSINVKSFIFENMHSLVVEDHGLGMSETVAANLFIPGFNFSRLGTNNEKGTGLGLMLCYEFVKLHEGKINVISEPGKGSKFIVRLPK; translated from the coding sequence ATGCAGAACGAAACTGATTTACTTTTCGCCTCAGCGTTTAATGAAACTATTGACGCATTAATTATAACCGACGGCAGTACGGGTAAAATTGTAAAAGTAAATAAATCATTCTGTAATCTCGTAGGTTTTAGAGAACAAGAATTGATTGGTAAACATTTGAATTCATTCTTCGCCGACCGTTCAGCAGTCAATTTGGAAGTTTCTCCTCAGAATGTAAACATGTTTGGCGATGTTTTAATAAATAGAATGCTTAAAACAAAATCTGGCGGTTATATTCCTGTTGATATGACAATAAATACTTTTGATAATAATTTGTTGAACTATGTAATGACTACTTTGAGAGACGCGCGGGAACGACTTAAATATGAGACCGAGTTGATTAGAAAAAATAATGAGTTGAATGAATCTAACATTAGCAAGGATAAATTGTTTTCTATTATTGCACATGATTTAAAAAATCCATTAATGGCTTTAATGGGTTTGTCTGAATTGATGATTGAAGATCATAAGGGGGTATCTGATAAAGAAGTTGGGGAAATGTTTAACACAATCAATCGGCTTTCAAAAGAAACATATGATTTGCTTGATAATCTACTAAATTGGGCTCAGGTTCAAACCAAAAAACTTCAGATTGATCCTGTAGATTTTAATCTCTTTGATATGGTGGCCAGAGTTTTAGAGATGCTGGGACCATCGGCAGAATTAAAAAAAATAAAACTGATTAACGCTGTGCCTCCCGATTATATGCTACATGCTGATGAGAACATGATTAAAACCATTATTCGAAATTTAGTTTCAAACAGTATCAAATTTTCTTTTCCCGATTCTAGTATAAATGTTAAATCATTCATATTTGAAAACATGCATTCTCTTGTTGTTGAGGATCATGGACTGGGAATGAGTGAAACTGTAGCTGCTAATTTGTTTATACCGGGATTTAATTTTTCACGGCTCGGGACTAATAACGAAAAAGGCACAGGTTTGGGATTGATGTTGTGTTATGAGTTTGTAAAACTGCACGAAGGAAAAATAAATGTTATTAGTGAGCCGGGAAAGGGTTCTAAATTTATTGTTCGTCTGCCCAAATAA
- a CDS encoding STAS domain-containing protein codes for MKIEVSKTNNYTEIKLTGRLDSNSSNMLEKVITDTINEGNEDILINFEELIYINSSGLRVFLVAAKMLKAKGKKLNFFGMRDFISEVFNIAGFSSMFNIGKSRVEVISISENQ; via the coding sequence ATGAAGATAGAAGTGTCTAAAACCAACAATTATACAGAAATTAAATTAACCGGAAGGCTCGATTCAAATTCATCAAACATGCTTGAGAAAGTAATTACCGATACAATTAACGAAGGCAACGAGGACATATTAATTAATTTTGAAGAACTCATATATATTAATAGCTCGGGACTTAGAGTATTTTTAGTTGCCGCTAAAATGTTAAAAGCCAAAGGAAAAAAATTAAACTTTTTTGGTATGAGAGATTTTATTAGCGAGGTGTTTAACATCGCTGGATTTTCCAGCATGTTTAATATCGGTAAATCTCGAGTTGAAGTTATCTCAATTTCAGAAAATCAATAA